A genomic window from Maylandia zebra isolate NMK-2024a linkage group LG20, Mzebra_GT3a, whole genome shotgun sequence includes:
- the idh3g gene encoding isocitrate dehydrogenase [NAD] subunit gamma, mitochondrial isoform X1 — MAAHSAVLSASKIMNPFWVGRLGNTAKVFGTTLIRHRNKTSLTGENIPPPAKYGGRHTVTLIPGDGIGPELLNHVREVFRFTCVPVDFEMVNVNSALETDDDMNNAITAIRRNGVALKGNIETKHTLPASVKSRNNVLRTSLDLYANVMHCQSLPGVQTRHKNIDIMIIRENTEGEYSSLEHESVSGVVESLKIITRNNSIRIADYAFKLARERGRRRVTAVHKANIMKLGDGLFLQCCREVASGYPDITFDSMIVDNTTMQLVSKPQQFDVMVMPNLYGNVVSNVCAGLVGGPGLVPGANYGRDYAVFETATRNTGKSIAEKNIANPTAMLLASCLMLDHLNLNDYASLIRNAVLTTMNETRLHTADLGGQGTTSEVVQSVMRVIQSKGQFTAEL, encoded by the exons ATGGCTGCCCACAGTGCCGTACTCTCCGCGTCCAAAATAATGAATCCTTTCTGGGTTGGACGCCTTGGAAACACTGCTAAA GTATTTGGAACAACTTTGATCAGACACCGGAATAAGACCTCGCTTACT GGAGAAAACATT CCCCCTCCAGCAAAGTATGGAGGCAGGCACACTGTGACCCTCATACCTGGTGATGGGATCGGTCCAGAGCTTCTCAATCATGTCAGAGAAGTTTTCAG GTTCACCTGTGTGCCAGTTGATTTTGAGATGGTGAATGTCAACTCTGCTTTGGAGACCGATGATGACATGAATAATGCCATCACTGCCATCCGGCGAAATGGAGTTGCCCTGAAGG GTAACATAGAAACCAAACATACCCTGCCAGCGTCTGTCAAATCCAGAAATAATGTGCTGCG CACGAGTTTGGACCTGTACGCCAATGTGATGCACTGTCAGTCCCTCCCCGGGGTCCAGACTCGCCACAAGAACATTGACATCATGATCATCAGGGAGAACACAGAGGGAGAGTACAGCAGTCTGGAGCATGAG AGTGTATCCGGGGTAGTGGAGAGTCTAAAGATTATCACCAGGAATAATTCCATCAGGATTGCTGATTATGCCTTCAAACTGGCCAGGGAGAGAGGTCGCCGCAGGGTCACTGCTGTACACAAAGCTAACATCAT GAAGCTCGGTGATGGCTTGTTCCTGCAGTGCTGCAGAGAAGTGGCCTCGGGTTATCCAGACATCACATTCGACAGCATGATTGTGGACAATACCACAATGCAG CTCGTGTCCAAACCACAGCAGTTTGATGTGATGGTCATGCCCAATCTGTACGGGAATGTGGTGAGCAACGTGTGCGCAGGGCTGGTGGGAGGACCTGGCCTCGTGCCTGGGGCCAATTATGGTCGTGACTATGCTGTCTTTGAAACG GCCACAAGAAACACAGGAAAAAGTattgcagaaaaaaacattgcaaACCCAACTGCCATGCTGCTAGCTAGCTGCCTGATGCTGGACCACCTTAA CCTTAATGATTATGCAAGTCTGATCCGGAATGCAGTCCTCACCACAATGAACGAAACCAGG TTGCACACAGCAGATCTCGGGGGTCAAGGAACCACATCAGAGGTGGTGCAGTCCGTCATGAGGGTCATCCAGAGTAAAGGACAGTTCACGGCAGAGCTGTAA
- the fam3a gene encoding protein FAM3A — MRLTGPLRAVAVVLLVGFTWLLANTLFGGESASSVLHFFSGTSEDATPEPHPRKYKCGLSAPCPPKHLAFRLVSGAANVIGPKICLEDKMLVSSVKNNVGRGLNIALVNGVTGELLETKTFDMWAGDVSDLLKFLRPLHEGTLVFVASFDDAATKLNEESRRLFEELGSTAVKDLAFRDSWVFVGAKGIENKSPFEQRMKNSKSSNKYEGWPESLEMDGCIPLRPPLES; from the exons ATGAGATTAACAG GCCCCCTGCGAGCTGTGGCTGTGGTGCTGCTGGTGGGTTTCACCTGGCTGCTGGCAAACACCTTATTTGGAGGGGAGAGTGCGTCCTCTGTGCTGCATTTCTTCAGCG gTACAAGTGAAGACGCAACACCAG AACCCCACCCACGAAAATATAAATGTGGACTTTCAGCCCCTTGTCCTCCAAAACATCTGGCTTTCCGTCTGGTGTCTGGTGCTGCCAACGTCATTGGCCCTAAAATCTGCCTAGAGGACAAGAT GTTAGTGAGCAGTGTGAAGAACAATGTTGGCAGGGGACTAAACATAGCCTTGGTGAATG GGGTGACTGGCGAGCTTTTGGAGACGAAAACCTTTGATATGTGGGCAGGAG ATGTTTCTGACCTGTTGAAGTTTCTCCGGCCTCTTCATGAgggaacacttgtgtttgtggcCTCCTTTGATGATGCAGCTACAAA GCTGAATGAAGAGTCTCGACGGCTTTTTGAGGAGCTCGGGAGCACAGCTGTGAAGGATTTGGCCTTTAGAGACAGCTGGGTGTTTGTTGGAGCCAAGGGTATTGAGAATAAGAGTCCCTTTGAGCAG CGTAtgaaaaacagtaaaagcaGCAACAAATATGAAGGCTGGCCCGAGTCACTGGAGATGGATGGCTGTATTCCTCTGCGGCCACCACTGGAAAGTTAA
- the idh3g gene encoding isocitrate dehydrogenase [NAD] subunit gamma, mitochondrial isoform X2 translates to MAAHSAVLSASKIMNPFWVGRLGNTAKVFGTTLIRHRNKTSLTPPPAKYGGRHTVTLIPGDGIGPELLNHVREVFRFTCVPVDFEMVNVNSALETDDDMNNAITAIRRNGVALKGNIETKHTLPASVKSRNNVLRTSLDLYANVMHCQSLPGVQTRHKNIDIMIIRENTEGEYSSLEHESVSGVVESLKIITRNNSIRIADYAFKLARERGRRRVTAVHKANIMKLGDGLFLQCCREVASGYPDITFDSMIVDNTTMQLVSKPQQFDVMVMPNLYGNVVSNVCAGLVGGPGLVPGANYGRDYAVFETATRNTGKSIAEKNIANPTAMLLASCLMLDHLNLNDYASLIRNAVLTTMNETRLHTADLGGQGTTSEVVQSVMRVIQSKGQFTAEL, encoded by the exons ATGGCTGCCCACAGTGCCGTACTCTCCGCGTCCAAAATAATGAATCCTTTCTGGGTTGGACGCCTTGGAAACACTGCTAAA GTATTTGGAACAACTTTGATCAGACACCGGAATAAGACCTCGCTTACT CCCCCTCCAGCAAAGTATGGAGGCAGGCACACTGTGACCCTCATACCTGGTGATGGGATCGGTCCAGAGCTTCTCAATCATGTCAGAGAAGTTTTCAG GTTCACCTGTGTGCCAGTTGATTTTGAGATGGTGAATGTCAACTCTGCTTTGGAGACCGATGATGACATGAATAATGCCATCACTGCCATCCGGCGAAATGGAGTTGCCCTGAAGG GTAACATAGAAACCAAACATACCCTGCCAGCGTCTGTCAAATCCAGAAATAATGTGCTGCG CACGAGTTTGGACCTGTACGCCAATGTGATGCACTGTCAGTCCCTCCCCGGGGTCCAGACTCGCCACAAGAACATTGACATCATGATCATCAGGGAGAACACAGAGGGAGAGTACAGCAGTCTGGAGCATGAG AGTGTATCCGGGGTAGTGGAGAGTCTAAAGATTATCACCAGGAATAATTCCATCAGGATTGCTGATTATGCCTTCAAACTGGCCAGGGAGAGAGGTCGCCGCAGGGTCACTGCTGTACACAAAGCTAACATCAT GAAGCTCGGTGATGGCTTGTTCCTGCAGTGCTGCAGAGAAGTGGCCTCGGGTTATCCAGACATCACATTCGACAGCATGATTGTGGACAATACCACAATGCAG CTCGTGTCCAAACCACAGCAGTTTGATGTGATGGTCATGCCCAATCTGTACGGGAATGTGGTGAGCAACGTGTGCGCAGGGCTGGTGGGAGGACCTGGCCTCGTGCCTGGGGCCAATTATGGTCGTGACTATGCTGTCTTTGAAACG GCCACAAGAAACACAGGAAAAAGTattgcagaaaaaaacattgcaaACCCAACTGCCATGCTGCTAGCTAGCTGCCTGATGCTGGACCACCTTAA CCTTAATGATTATGCAAGTCTGATCCGGAATGCAGTCCTCACCACAATGAACGAAACCAGG TTGCACACAGCAGATCTCGGGGGTCAAGGAACCACATCAGAGGTGGTGCAGTCCGTCATGAGGGTCATCCAGAGTAAAGGACAGTTCACGGCAGAGCTGTAA